The following coding sequences are from one Streptomyces sp. NBC_01232 window:
- a CDS encoding S1 RNA-binding domain-containing protein, whose translation MDWQSESPELWAFLESLQRGDILSGTVAAIERFGVFVALDDGPAHPLFPGVGFIVIPELSWRHIDAPTDVVQVGRRVSCEFLQFDTYNAEARLSLKALEPDPLQAFADRTVVGQELRGTVVKVLPFGTFVDLGDGIAGLVPFREVHGRPAVSPVEDFEVGEKIAVIVTEIDPPTRRVLLSRPEGGRPEGVVPTG comes from the coding sequence ATGGATTGGCAGTCCGAGAGCCCGGAACTCTGGGCGTTCCTGGAGTCCCTGCAGCGCGGCGACATCCTGTCCGGGACCGTCGCGGCGATCGAGCGGTTCGGGGTCTTCGTGGCCTTGGACGACGGGCCTGCCCATCCGCTGTTCCCCGGTGTCGGGTTCATTGTCATCCCCGAACTGTCCTGGCGGCACATCGACGCTCCCACCGACGTCGTTCAGGTGGGCCGGCGTGTGTCGTGCGAGTTCCTCCAGTTCGACACCTACAACGCGGAAGCCAGACTGTCCTTGAAGGCACTGGAGCCCGACCCACTCCAGGCTTTCGCCGACCGCACAGTGGTGGGCCAGGAACTCCGCGGCACGGTTGTGAAGGTGCTTCCCTTCGGCACCTTCGTCGACCTCGGGGACGGGATTGCCGGGCTGGTCCCCTTCAGAGAAGTCCACGGCCGCCCTGCGGTGAGTCCGGTGGAAGACTTCGAGGTCGGAGAGAAGATCGCCGTCATCGTCACGGAGATCGACCCGCCAACTCGCCGGGTTCTCCTCTCCAGGCCAGAGGGTGGCCGGCCCGAAGGTGTCGTGCCGACCGGGTGA
- a CDS encoding putative immunity protein, whose product MDEVTITEEDRRLLGLWAADCVQRALPLFEAKAPSDTRPREAIEGIRAYVDEGKRTAKLRSLAWAAQAAARDVDDQAATAAARAACHAAATPYIHPLATPHQSKHVLGPAVYEALAHELAAGGDTDVGDEEIRWAIEHAPPAVRELLRRMPARSPGRSRLDTLYYALDTGLRR is encoded by the coding sequence ATGGATGAAGTGACGATCACCGAGGAAGACCGTCGGCTGCTCGGGCTCTGGGCCGCCGATTGCGTCCAGCGCGCCCTCCCTCTCTTCGAGGCGAAGGCTCCCTCCGACACCCGGCCCCGTGAAGCGATCGAGGGCATCCGGGCGTACGTGGACGAGGGGAAGCGGACGGCGAAATTGCGTTCCCTCGCCTGGGCGGCCCAAGCAGCCGCACGCGACGTCGACGACCAGGCGGCCACGGCTGCTGCCCGCGCCGCGTGCCATGCAGCAGCGACCCCGTACATCCACCCGCTGGCCACCCCGCACCAGTCGAAGCACGTACTGGGGCCCGCCGTGTACGAAGCACTCGCCCATGAACTCGCCGCCGGCGGTGACACCGACGTCGGGGACGAGGAGATCCGCTGGGCGATCGAACACGCCCCGCCGGCCGTTCGTGAACTGCTGCGCCGGATGCCGGCCCGAAGTCCTGGCCGCAGCCGCCTGGACACCCTCTACTACGCCCTCGACACGGGCCTGCGCCGGTAA
- a CDS encoding DUF3626 domain-containing protein, whose product MNSHVKALRHVAARALGPPLDPTLAVTLNFHPDRRSGDRPILAALAEAGVYRSQFVTGTSNGGLTAHPGGARWQWESRIFGGAYDDAPPESRPVYGALNFRHHPAGAAPRFGSAHFRLTAQALSRTTFCYPDSYLEPESFGVAEHMSLIALAEADDQDALDDYIEAQVHTPVLLAHDVAALVLDPSYRNTEVEAAAAELPCPTEWHPGFHLTVEELRRHPDYRGQEYVDLGAEIAVEGRLTPYILGEAARTGRYDEQALKRVWHCLARFGDRRNSR is encoded by the coding sequence ATGAATTCGCACGTCAAGGCCCTGCGCCACGTCGCCGCGCGCGCTCTCGGCCCGCCCCTGGACCCGACCCTCGCGGTGACCCTGAACTTCCACCCCGACCGCCGGTCCGGCGACCGCCCGATCCTCGCCGCACTGGCCGAAGCCGGCGTGTACCGCTCCCAGTTCGTCACCGGAACCAGCAACGGCGGTCTCACCGCCCACCCGGGCGGAGCACGCTGGCAGTGGGAGAGCCGCATATTCGGCGGCGCGTACGACGACGCCCCACCCGAATCCCGCCCGGTCTACGGCGCCCTGAACTTCCGCCACCACCCGGCCGGCGCCGCTCCCCGCTTCGGCTCCGCCCACTTCCGCCTCACAGCGCAGGCCCTCTCCCGGACCACCTTCTGCTACCCGGACAGCTACCTGGAACCCGAATCCTTCGGCGTGGCGGAGCACATGTCCCTGATCGCCCTGGCCGAGGCCGACGACCAGGACGCCCTCGACGACTACATCGAGGCCCAGGTCCACACCCCGGTGCTGCTCGCACACGACGTGGCCGCTCTCGTACTGGACCCCAGCTACCGGAACACGGAGGTCGAGGCAGCGGCCGCCGAGCTCCCCTGCCCGACGGAATGGCACCCGGGCTTCCACCTGACGGTCGAAGAACTCCGCCGTCACCCCGACTACCGCGGCCAGGAGTACGTGGACCTCGGCGCGGAAATCGCCGTCGAGGGCCGGCTCACCCCATACATCCTCGGCGAAGCGGCCCGCACCGGCCGGTACGACGAACAGGCCCTCAAGCGGGTCTGGCACTGTCTGGCCCGCTTCGGAGACCGACGGAACAGCCGATAA
- a CDS encoding GNAT family N-acetyltransferase — protein sequence MSEIRHVIRAVRGDEWAKVKELRIAALRDPAAPVAFLETVEQAQERSDEFWQGRAEGASHGRAARQFVAEAPDGTWNGSVTVLVEEGGTTDFFDQAVEQTQGHVVGVFVRSGQRGTGLTEALFEAALEWAWGLEEPVLEHVRLFVHEENARAGAFYRRYGFEPSGTVVPVPGGTGAKELEYVYRRPTAV from the coding sequence ATGAGCGAGATCCGGCACGTGATACGTGCGGTACGTGGTGATGAGTGGGCGAAGGTCAAGGAGCTGCGGATCGCCGCCCTGCGGGATCCGGCGGCGCCGGTGGCCTTCCTCGAGACCGTGGAGCAGGCGCAGGAGAGGTCCGACGAGTTCTGGCAGGGGCGTGCCGAGGGCGCGTCCCATGGGCGCGCGGCCCGGCAGTTCGTGGCCGAGGCGCCCGACGGGACCTGGAACGGGTCGGTGACCGTGCTCGTCGAGGAGGGTGGGACCACCGACTTCTTCGATCAGGCCGTCGAGCAGACGCAGGGGCACGTCGTCGGGGTGTTCGTGCGGAGCGGGCAGCGGGGGACCGGACTGACCGAGGCGCTGTTCGAGGCCGCGCTGGAATGGGCCTGGGGGCTGGAGGAGCCGGTGCTGGAGCACGTACGGCTCTTCGTGCACGAGGAGAACGCACGGGCCGGGGCCTTCTACCGGCGGTACGGGTTCGAGCCGAGCGGCACGGTCGTGCCGGTGCCCGGGGGTACGGGCGCCAAGGAGCTGGAGTACGTGTACCGGCGGCCGACTGCGGTCTAG
- a CDS encoding ankyrin repeat domain-containing protein, which translates to MSDYWSPAHQAVEHEDAETLARLLAEGADPDEVFGNMTLLTHAIDTEGDGALQTGEPLTVHTTAVLLAFGADPRLEAPNGRTPMEQATVYGHHLAVDLLRAHISRNCP; encoded by the coding sequence ATGAGTGACTACTGGTCGCCTGCTCATCAGGCTGTGGAACACGAGGACGCCGAGACCTTGGCCCGGCTGCTGGCCGAAGGTGCCGATCCCGATGAGGTCTTCGGCAACATGACGTTGCTGACGCACGCGATCGACACCGAAGGCGATGGCGCCCTGCAGACCGGCGAACCCCTGACCGTCCACACCACCGCGGTCCTGCTGGCTTTCGGTGCCGACCCTCGGCTCGAGGCTCCGAACGGTCGCACGCCCATGGAGCAGGCGACCGTCTACGGTCACCACCTCGCGGTGGACCTGCTGCGCGCCCACATCAGCAGAAACTGCCCCTGA
- a CDS encoding transposase: protein MGSRQVIEGALHPVRTGVQWRDLPKRFGPWKTVDEHHHLWSAEGTGERPLQQVQATADAAGETDWDISVDSTSPGTDVRFERGLRGRTPDPIVTQASETTAQLPPVLEKIRIPRIGPGRPRKKPDSRRQTRLTATAPAANICGD from the coding sequence GTGGGATCACGCCAGGTGATCGAGGGGGCTCTGCACCCGGTGCGAACCGGGGTTCAGTGGCGCGACCTGCCCAAACGTTTCGGACCGTGGAAGACCGTCGACGAACACCACCACCTGTGGTCGGCCGAGGGCACCGGGGAACGGCCGCTCCAGCAGGTGCAAGCCACGGCCGACGCGGCCGGTGAGACCGACTGGGACATCTCGGTGGACTCCACCAGCCCCGGCACCGACGTCCGCTTCGAAAGGGGCTTGAGAGGCAGAACACCAGACCCGATCGTCACGCAGGCCAGCGAGACGACTGCACAACTCCCACCGGTGTTGGAGAAGATCCGCATCCCCCGGATCGGGCCGGGAAGACCCCGCAAGAAGCCCGACAGCCGGCGGCAGACAAGGCTTACGGCTACGGCCCCAGCCGCGAATATCTGCGGCGACTAG